GATAGATGGAAGCTTTAAGCAATCTGTTAATAAAGCATCTACAGAGTTACTTTATCTACCAGTTTCTAACGATTTAAAAAAGAAAACTAAAGCTTTTATAGATGTTGTTGTAGATAGTATTGCAACTGGTATAGCAGGTTGTCTTCTCATCTTTGTAATAAGAGGTTTAAAACTGCCTACAATATATGTTACCCTTATTATTTTAATCTTAATTGTAGTTTGGGTTATCGTAATCTTTAAGGTGAGGAAAAGCTATTATAATGCGTTTAGAAGTAATTTATTAAGCTTCGCTGAAAAAACATCTTCTACAACACCCAAAAAAGTAACAAAGGCTACAAAGGAAACAGTTATAGAGGTACTAGAAAAAGGTGAAGATTCTGAAATATTATATATGTTGAAACGTATCAATTCTATTTCAGATAAACGATTAAAGACTTTAGTTATTCAATTACTTCATCATAAAAACCCAAGAATTCAAGCTGAAGCTATTTCTAACCTATATCATTTAGACAAAGGAACCGCTATTGTTGAGGTTGAAAAACTAGTGCACTCTAAGAATGATTACGTCGTATTTTCAGCAATGGAATATCTTTTAACGCATACGTACGTAAACAATCTAAAGATTTTCAATTCTTATTTAAATCATGACGATCCATATATCTCATCTGTGGCACTTTTATGTTTGTCTAAAGAATCTAGAGATAACGCATCAATAGGAAGACAATATGATTTACATAATAGACTGGAGCAAGCTATAATAAACTTAAACCTACCTAGTGAACACCATCGTACTGAAGAAACAATTGAGCTTTTAAGAGCTGTTGGTTATTCTCACGACCCTAAATATTATTCATTTATAACAGCACATTTTAACAATAGAGATGAACGTGTAGTATTGGCTGCTATTCGTGCAGCAGGAGATAGTGCAGCTGCAGTCTTTATAAACTATTTATTAGACTTTCTTCTATTAAAAAAATACAGAGAAGAAGCTATGGAAGCTCTCTTTAAGTTTGGCCCACAAATGATTAAGACGTTACGAATTATGCTTCATAAGGGCTCTGTAGCAGAAAATGCAAAGCAATTTATACCTGCAATAATGGCTAAATTTGAAACACAGTCTGCTGTAGACGAGTTATTTAAACTCCTAAGGCATAAAGACATTGTGTTAAGGTTAGAGTCTGCCAAAGCATTAAACAAGATTAAGAATAACAAACCAAAACTAACATTTAGTAAACGTAGAATAGTAAGACGTCTTTTAACTGAATGTAAAATGTATCAGGAGACATTAAGTGCTATGTCTTTACAGAAACAAATAAGTTCTAGGTTTGAAGATCAAAATAATTTTGATTACGATTTAGATGAATTTTCTGCACGACAAAGTTTAATAGATTTATTAGACAGACGTTTAGAAAATGGTTTGGAACAAATTTTTCAG
This region of Croceibacter atlanticus HTCC2559 genomic DNA includes:
- a CDS encoding Npt1/Npt2 family nucleotide transporter; the encoded protein is MKIKQFFLKTFGIRSGEFAVSLLLQLYVFIIISTLLIVKPTVNALFLSELTSEALPYAFLLVALVAVATSFFYNKALKHFPLNQIITVTILVSSLVFISLKIILSLKFFAEWLLYIYYVWVALFALLTTSQFWLLANLVFNIRQAKRLFGFIGAGAITGGIVGGYLTTLLAPKIGNENLILIAAVLILACIPILNFIWNRHVKKLGFFRQKQRSEYSKDTSFKLVLKSKHLTYIAGIIGLGVLMAKLVDYLFSDLAYRKIPDSDELASFFGFWFSTFNVISLGIQLFFTRRVLNFLGVTTSLLLLPIGIGVAAVLFLVFPELWVVIIIKAIDGSFKQSVNKASTELLYLPVSNDLKKKTKAFIDVVVDSIATGIAGCLLIFVIRGLKLPTIYVTLIILILIVVWVIVIFKVRKSYYNAFRSNLLSFAEKTSSTTPKKVTKATKETVIEVLEKGEDSEILYMLKRINSISDKRLKTLVIQLLHHKNPRIQAEAISNLYHLDKGTAIVEVEKLVHSKNDYVVFSAMEYLLTHTYVNNLKIFNSYLNHDDPYISSVALLCLSKESRDNASIGRQYDLHNRLEQAIINLNLPSEHHRTEETIELLRAVGYSHDPKYYSFITAHFNNRDERVVLAAIRAAGDSAAAVFINYLLDFLLLKKYREEAMEALFKFGPQMIKTLRIMLHKGSVAENAKQFIPAIMAKFETQSAVDELFKLLRHKDIVLRLESAKALNKIKNNKPKLTFSKRRIVRRLLTECKMYQETLSAMSLQKQISSRFEDQNNFDYDLDEFSARQSLIDLLDRRLENGLEQIFQLLGLRYQQKDIDIAYQGIISEKKDMQANAIEFLDTLLTPNLKSTLLPIVENTTLVASNDVSDTMLSDIPSEYTCFKRLLKGRDLKIKLAVLYLLKHLNDKRYLKLVKPLINHHHKKIRTFAIQAKDNLQSL